The following coding sequences are from one Lysinibacillus sp. FSL W8-0992 window:
- a CDS encoding THUMP domain-containing class I SAM-dependent RNA methyltransferase: protein MANYKLVATAAMGLEAIVAQEVQALGYETTVENGKVYFEGDETAIARTNLWLRVADRVKIVVGQFPAKSFEQLFESVKALPWEKYLPVDASFPVSGKSVKSKLFSVPDCQAITKKAIVERMKQHYKRLGFLDESGATYKIEVSILKDVATLTIDTSGAGLHKRGYRQAQGEAPLKETLAAALVQISKWNPNRPFVDPFCGSGTIALEAAMFGQNIAPGYNREFISESWPWMKAKIWEAVRDEADSIANYDQPLEIIGSDIDHRMVSIAQENALEAGFGDIITFKQMQARDFTTLLTDGVMIGNPPYGERIGDVEVVEQVIRDLGQVMKNYPTWSVYMLSSMKNFEELYGRQSTKRRKLFNGFIETNYYQYWGQKSKRD from the coding sequence ATGGCAAACTATAAATTAGTAGCAACGGCTGCAATGGGCTTAGAAGCGATTGTAGCACAAGAAGTACAGGCTCTCGGTTACGAAACGACAGTCGAAAATGGCAAGGTTTATTTTGAAGGTGATGAAACGGCCATTGCCCGCACGAACTTATGGCTCCGTGTAGCAGATCGTGTGAAAATTGTTGTAGGACAATTTCCTGCAAAGTCTTTTGAGCAACTGTTTGAAAGTGTAAAGGCGTTACCATGGGAAAAATATTTACCAGTAGACGCATCATTTCCTGTGTCAGGAAAATCGGTAAAGTCTAAATTATTTAGTGTGCCAGATTGCCAAGCAATTACGAAAAAAGCAATTGTAGAACGCATGAAGCAGCATTACAAACGTCTTGGATTTTTAGATGAATCTGGTGCAACTTATAAAATTGAAGTTTCAATTTTAAAAGATGTGGCTACACTTACCATTGATACTTCTGGCGCTGGCTTACATAAGCGTGGCTACCGACAAGCTCAAGGGGAAGCACCGTTAAAAGAAACTTTAGCCGCTGCACTCGTTCAGATTTCAAAATGGAATCCGAATCGACCATTTGTAGATCCATTTTGTGGGTCAGGTACGATTGCTCTAGAAGCAGCAATGTTCGGACAAAATATCGCACCAGGCTATAACCGAGAATTTATTTCGGAGAGTTGGCCTTGGATGAAAGCGAAAATTTGGGAAGCGGTTCGAGATGAAGCAGATAGCATAGCCAATTATGATCAACCACTTGAGATTATTGGTTCAGATATTGATCATCGCATGGTGAGTATTGCGCAAGAAAATGCCCTCGAAGCAGGTTTTGGGGACATTATTACGTTCAAACAAATGCAAGCTCGTGATTTTACAACACTGCTTACAGATGGCGTTATGATTGGGAATCCACCATACGGTGAACGTATTGGTGATGTAGAAGTTGTGGAGCAGGTCATTCGTGATTTAGGTCAAGTCATGAAAAACTACCCAACTTGGTCAGTGTACATGCTGTCCTCCATGAAAAACTTTGAAGAATTGTACGGTCGTCAATCGACGAAAAGACGTAAGTTATTCAATGGTTTTATTGAAACGAATTATTATCAATACTGGGGACAAAAGTCTAAAAGAGACTAA
- a CDS encoding sensor domain-containing protein → MGGVINNLEKINSISKYPTSLLKKIFENVSEGIMITDKHKKIEMVNPAFEFVTGYKRDEVMGKTPAVLQSGVHELSFYLTMWEKIRQEGIWQGEIWNRRKTGDVYPEWLTIVSITNDMGEITNYCGIFTDLSERKIVENELEKRLLTDSLTDVSNRFAYIERMDSLLESSSTISHSVQHAVYFLDLDRFKQINDTLGHAVGDTILVEAAKRIQTLLKNKDIIARYGGDEFIVTLTKVKNVREAAKFAEQIIGIIEQPMNINGQDVFISTSIGISMYPADGVTSEQLITCSDKAMTYSKKNGLNSYSFYFDELQTDSQRVLLLDSELRRAIENREFELHFQPKITVENEHIQGLEALVRWNNERLGFVSPAEFIPYAEETGLIIPLSEVIIEMACEAAIKLQQFGRKIPIAINISSIHFKQQNFLESIQTILERYNTSANNFEIEVTERTVMNSASETVSKLVRLKQLGFKISIDDFGTGYSSLSYLVRFPLDCLKIDRSFIQHISSLDEKQAVVDAIIQMSHRLKMKVVAEGVEQAQQVDILRKMNCDIIQGYYYSKPLPLPELLEYIEFWEIEHQGRK, encoded by the coding sequence ATGGGCGGAGTAATTAATAATCTGGAGAAGATTAATTCGATTTCTAAATACCCCACTTCCTTACTGAAGAAAATTTTTGAAAATGTATCTGAAGGCATTATGATTACGGATAAACATAAGAAAATAGAGATGGTTAATCCAGCATTTGAATTCGTTACAGGCTATAAACGTGATGAAGTGATGGGGAAAACGCCCGCGGTGTTGCAGTCAGGTGTACATGAGTTATCCTTCTATTTGACAATGTGGGAAAAGATTCGACAAGAAGGAATATGGCAAGGTGAAATTTGGAATCGTCGTAAAACAGGAGACGTGTATCCTGAATGGTTAACAATTGTTAGCATCACAAATGATATGGGAGAAATCACAAATTATTGTGGTATTTTCACAGATCTCTCTGAAAGAAAAATAGTAGAAAATGAACTGGAAAAACGTTTGTTAACAGATTCCTTAACAGATGTATCAAATCGATTTGCTTATATTGAGAGAATGGATAGCCTACTAGAATCGTCTTCTACTATTTCTCATTCAGTACAGCATGCTGTCTATTTCCTTGATTTGGACAGATTTAAACAAATAAATGATACGTTAGGTCATGCAGTAGGTGATACGATTCTTGTAGAAGCAGCAAAACGTATTCAAACATTGCTAAAAAACAAAGATATCATTGCTAGGTACGGCGGAGATGAATTTATCGTTACATTAACGAAAGTAAAAAATGTTCGAGAAGCTGCGAAATTTGCTGAACAAATTATTGGAATTATAGAACAACCGATGAATATAAATGGACAAGATGTCTTTATCTCCACAAGTATTGGGATTAGTATGTATCCTGCTGATGGGGTGACGTCTGAGCAACTTATTACTTGTTCAGATAAAGCGATGACCTATTCTAAAAAGAATGGTCTTAATAGCTATTCATTTTATTTTGATGAATTGCAAACTGACAGTCAGCGTGTTCTATTGTTAGATTCAGAGTTACGTAGAGCAATTGAAAATCGCGAATTTGAGCTGCATTTCCAACCGAAAATTACGGTGGAAAATGAACATATTCAAGGACTTGAGGCACTCGTTCGCTGGAATAATGAAAGACTTGGATTTGTATCTCCAGCAGAATTTATTCCATATGCTGAGGAGACAGGTCTTATCATTCCTTTAAGCGAAGTTATTATTGAAATGGCTTGTGAAGCAGCAATTAAATTACAACAATTTGGTCGTAAAATTCCGATTGCAATTAATATTTCAAGCATTCATTTTAAGCAGCAAAACTTTTTAGAGTCGATTCAGACAATATTGGAACGATATAACACGTCAGCAAACAATTTTGAAATAGAAGTTACAGAGCGCACTGTCATGAATAGTGCTTCGGAAACGGTTAGCAAGCTCGTTCGACTAAAGCAACTAGGCTTTAAAATTTCGATTGATGATTTTGGTACAGGCTATTCATCGCTGAGCTATTTAGTTCGATTCCCTCTCGATTGTTTAAAAATTGATCGTAGCTTCATTCAACATATTAGTTCGCTCGATGAAAAACAGGCAGTTGTAGATGCCATTATTCAAATGTCACATCGTCTAAAAATGAAAGTTGTAGCAGAAGGTGTAGAACAAGCGCAACAAGTGGATATACTACGGAAAATGAACTGTGATATTATCCAAGGCTATTATTACAGCAAACCATTACCACTTCCCGAATTGCTGGAGTATATCGAGTTTTGGGAAATTGAACATCAAGGAAGGAAATAA
- the gpsB gene encoding cell division regulator GpsB produces MDIKLTSKMILEKEFKKNFKGYNVEEVDSFLDEIIQDYETFEKVVAQLKEENKQLKEEIENTPKRQPQPAVSAAGTTNFDILKRLSNLEKHVFGSKLYE; encoded by the coding sequence ATGGACATTAAATTAACTTCAAAAATGATTCTTGAAAAGGAATTTAAGAAAAACTTTAAAGGCTACAATGTAGAAGAGGTCGATTCTTTTCTTGATGAAATAATTCAAGATTACGAAACGTTTGAAAAAGTTGTTGCTCAACTGAAAGAAGAGAATAAACAGCTAAAAGAAGAAATAGAAAATACGCCAAAGAGACAACCGCAACCAGCTGTTTCAGCAGCAGGTACAACCAACTTTGATATTCTCAAACGACTTTCAAATTTAGAAAAACATGTATTTGGTAGCAAGCTTTACGAATAA